A stretch of the Nicotiana tabacum cultivar K326 chromosome 6, ASM71507v2, whole genome shotgun sequence genome encodes the following:
- the LOC107812527 gene encoding protein BREAKING OF ASYMMETRY IN THE STOMATAL LINEAGE-like isoform X1 gives MSSPFTITRLVRWRIKDWVSCFYACRFPLEEEKDIYCAMSPQKPSRNMVFDPIGDHNRKKNRKKLKKKMEKRKEFVEISAEGKAEEGGNDSSWPRFSEEDYIVFCFEDDGGIHIVEDKKSEKFQQKIDHVNLSPRPVCRKQLNYVENGQEFHGHRQKNKVSPDGEDSYGTTEEDNDERGERKGSNDMEEEWPPAVDKEISHIGDVSESKTSPSAESSESNDHSNGSTGSFAFPVLGWDWMGSPAQMPKPEEGPRYEKHKAWTCVRHPCCRF, from the exons ATGAGCAGTCCATTCACAATAACAAGGCTAGTAAGATGGCGAATTAAAGATTGGGTGTCTTgtttctatgcttgcagatttcCTTTAG AGGAAGAAAAAGATATTTATTGTGCTATGTCGCCTCAAAAACCGAGTAGAAACATGGTTTTCGACCCTATTGGTGATCATAACAGAAAGAAGAACaggaaaaagttgaaaaagaaaatggaaaagagGAAAGAATTTGTGGAAATTTCAGCAGAAGGGAAGGCTGAAGAGGGAGGCAATGACTCAAGCTGGCCTCGATTCTCAGAAGAGGATTATATAGTATTTTGCTTTGAAGATGATGGAGGAATACATATAGTGGAAGATAAAAAGTCGGAGAAATTTCAACAGAAAATTGATCATGTTAACTTAAGCCCAAGGCCTGTTTGTAGGAAG CAGCTTAATTATGTGGAGAATGGACAAGAGTTCCATGGTCACCGTCAAAAAAACAAGGTGAGTCCAGATGGAGAAGATAGCTATGGTACAACTGAAGAAGATAATGATGAAAGG GGTGAGAGAAAAGGGAGCAACGATATGGAAGAGGAATGGCCACCTGCTGTCGATAAAGAGATCAGTCACATAGGTGATGTTAGTGAAAGCAAGACGAGTCCATCTGCTGAATCAAGTGAGTCTAATGATCACTCAAATGGCAGCACTGGTTCCTTTGCCTTCCCTGT TTTGGGCTGGGATTGGATGGGCAGTCCAGCTCAAATGCCGAAACCAGAGGAAGGCCCACGTTACGAGAAGCATAAGGCTTGGACATGTGTGCGTCATCCCTGTTGCAGATTTTGA
- the LOC107812527 gene encoding protein BREAKING OF ASYMMETRY IN THE STOMATAL LINEAGE-like isoform X3 yields the protein MSSPFTITRLVRWRIKDWVSCFYACRFPLEEEKDIYCAMSPQKPSRNMVFDPIGDHNRKKNRKKLKKKMEKRKEFVEISAEGKAEEGGNDSSWPRFSEEDYIVFCFEDDGGIHIVEDKKSEKFQQKIDHVNLSPRPVCRKGERKGSNDMEEEWPPAVDKEISHIGDVSESKTSPSAESSESNDHSNGSTGSFAFPVLGWDWMGSPAQMPKPEEGPRYEKHKAWTCVRHPCCRF from the exons ATGAGCAGTCCATTCACAATAACAAGGCTAGTAAGATGGCGAATTAAAGATTGGGTGTCTTgtttctatgcttgcagatttcCTTTAG AGGAAGAAAAAGATATTTATTGTGCTATGTCGCCTCAAAAACCGAGTAGAAACATGGTTTTCGACCCTATTGGTGATCATAACAGAAAGAAGAACaggaaaaagttgaaaaagaaaatggaaaagagGAAAGAATTTGTGGAAATTTCAGCAGAAGGGAAGGCTGAAGAGGGAGGCAATGACTCAAGCTGGCCTCGATTCTCAGAAGAGGATTATATAGTATTTTGCTTTGAAGATGATGGAGGAATACATATAGTGGAAGATAAAAAGTCGGAGAAATTTCAACAGAAAATTGATCATGTTAACTTAAGCCCAAGGCCTGTTTGTAGGAAG GGTGAGAGAAAAGGGAGCAACGATATGGAAGAGGAATGGCCACCTGCTGTCGATAAAGAGATCAGTCACATAGGTGATGTTAGTGAAAGCAAGACGAGTCCATCTGCTGAATCAAGTGAGTCTAATGATCACTCAAATGGCAGCACTGGTTCCTTTGCCTTCCCTGT TTTGGGCTGGGATTGGATGGGCAGTCCAGCTCAAATGCCGAAACCAGAGGAAGGCCCACGTTACGAGAAGCATAAGGCTTGGACATGTGTGCGTCATCCCTGTTGCAGATTTTGA
- the LOC107812527 gene encoding protein BREAKING OF ASYMMETRY IN THE STOMATAL LINEAGE-like isoform X2, with translation MSSPFTITRLVRWRIKDWVSCFYACRFPLEEEKDIYCAMSPQKPSRNMVFDPIGDHNRKKNRKKLKKKMEKRKEFVEISAEGKAEEGGNDSSWPRFSEEDYIVFCFEDDGGIHIVEDKKSEKFQQKIDHVNLSPRPVCRKLNYVENGQEFHGHRQKNKVSPDGEDSYGTTEEDNDERGERKGSNDMEEEWPPAVDKEISHIGDVSESKTSPSAESSESNDHSNGSTGSFAFPVLGWDWMGSPAQMPKPEEGPRYEKHKAWTCVRHPCCRF, from the exons ATGAGCAGTCCATTCACAATAACAAGGCTAGTAAGATGGCGAATTAAAGATTGGGTGTCTTgtttctatgcttgcagatttcCTTTAG AGGAAGAAAAAGATATTTATTGTGCTATGTCGCCTCAAAAACCGAGTAGAAACATGGTTTTCGACCCTATTGGTGATCATAACAGAAAGAAGAACaggaaaaagttgaaaaagaaaatggaaaagagGAAAGAATTTGTGGAAATTTCAGCAGAAGGGAAGGCTGAAGAGGGAGGCAATGACTCAAGCTGGCCTCGATTCTCAGAAGAGGATTATATAGTATTTTGCTTTGAAGATGATGGAGGAATACATATAGTGGAAGATAAAAAGTCGGAGAAATTTCAACAGAAAATTGATCATGTTAACTTAAGCCCAAGGCCTGTTTGTAGGAAG CTTAATTATGTGGAGAATGGACAAGAGTTCCATGGTCACCGTCAAAAAAACAAGGTGAGTCCAGATGGAGAAGATAGCTATGGTACAACTGAAGAAGATAATGATGAAAGG GGTGAGAGAAAAGGGAGCAACGATATGGAAGAGGAATGGCCACCTGCTGTCGATAAAGAGATCAGTCACATAGGTGATGTTAGTGAAAGCAAGACGAGTCCATCTGCTGAATCAAGTGAGTCTAATGATCACTCAAATGGCAGCACTGGTTCCTTTGCCTTCCCTGT TTTGGGCTGGGATTGGATGGGCAGTCCAGCTCAAATGCCGAAACCAGAGGAAGGCCCACGTTACGAGAAGCATAAGGCTTGGACATGTGTGCGTCATCCCTGTTGCAGATTTTGA